From a region of the Vicinamibacterales bacterium genome:
- a CDS encoding DegT/DnrJ/EryC1/StrS family aminotransferase, translating to MSVLPAAPPVPLLDLQAQYGPIREAVLEAVVRVCDSQRCILGDEVAALERELAEYLGVAHAIGVSSGTDALIAALMAANVGPGDEVVTPTFSFFASAGAVVRVGARPVFVDIDPATYNLDVDAVRRAITPRTKAVMPVHLYGQPAAMDALLEVTAPRGLAVIEDAAQAIGARDGGRAAGGFGALGCFSFYPTKNLGAFGDGGLVTTNDAALAGRVRLLRDHGQQPKYHHAIVGGNFRLDAIQAAVLRVKLPHLAAWTEGRRRNAARYRALFAEAGLDGVVSLPVERPDAFHIYNQFVVRVPERDRLRAWLTERGIGTEIYYPVPFHRQACFAGLGHAADAFPHADRAASAVLALPIFAELTEGQLRRVVEGIGEGLTALGLAAG from the coding sequence ATGTCCGTCCTCCCCGCGGCCCCGCCGGTCCCGCTCCTGGATCTCCAGGCCCAGTACGGGCCGATCCGCGAGGCGGTGCTGGAGGCCGTCGTCCGCGTCTGCGACAGCCAGCGCTGCATCCTCGGCGACGAAGTGGCCGCGCTCGAGCGCGAGCTGGCGGAGTATCTCGGCGTCGCGCACGCCATCGGCGTCTCGTCGGGTACCGACGCCCTCATCGCGGCGCTCATGGCCGCGAACGTGGGCCCGGGCGACGAGGTGGTCACGCCCACGTTCTCGTTCTTCGCCTCCGCGGGCGCGGTCGTGCGGGTGGGCGCCCGGCCCGTCTTCGTGGACATCGATCCGGCCACCTACAACCTGGACGTCGACGCGGTCCGGCGCGCGATCACGCCTCGTACGAAGGCCGTGATGCCCGTGCACCTGTACGGCCAGCCGGCGGCCATGGATGCGCTCCTGGAGGTCACGGCTCCGCGGGGCCTCGCCGTCATCGAGGACGCGGCACAGGCCATCGGCGCGCGCGACGGCGGCCGGGCGGCCGGCGGATTCGGCGCGCTCGGCTGCTTCTCCTTCTACCCGACCAAGAACCTGGGGGCCTTCGGCGACGGCGGCCTCGTGACGACCAACGACGCGGCCCTGGCCGGGCGGGTCCGCCTGCTGCGCGACCACGGCCAGCAGCCGAAGTACCACCACGCGATCGTCGGCGGCAACTTCCGCCTGGACGCCATCCAGGCCGCGGTGCTCCGCGTGAAGCTCCCGCACCTGGCGGCATGGACCGAGGGCCGCCGCAGGAACGCCGCACGGTACCGCGCGCTCTTCGCGGAGGCCGGACTCGACGGCGTCGTCAGCCTGCCCGTCGAGCGGCCGGACGCGTTCCACATCTACAACCAGTTCGTCGTGCGGGTGCCCGAGCGGGACCGCCTGCGGGCGTGGCTGACCGAGCGTGGCATCGGCACCGAGATCTACTACCCGGTGCCCTTCCACCGCCAGGCGTGCTTCGCCGGCCTGGGCCACGCGGCCGACGCCTTCCCGCACGCCGACCGTGCCGCGTCCGCCGTGCTGGCGCTGCCGATCTTCGCCGAGCTCACCGAGGGACAGCTGAGGCGCGTCGTCGAGGGCATCGGCGAGGGACTCACGGCGCTGGGTCTCGCGGCGGGCTGA
- the gmd gene encoding GDP-mannose 4,6-dehydratase: MAKTALITGITGQDGSYLAELLLSKGYKVAGGIRRLSAPNQWRIAHLADQITLHPADLLDQLSLIKVIEETEPDEVYNLAAMSFVPASWEQPMLTGEFNSQGVTRMLEAIRQVNPKIRFYQASSSEMFGKVREVPQTELTPFYPRSPYGVSKVFGHYITVNYRESYDLFACSGILFNHESPRRGLEFVTRKVTDGVARIKCGVSDALMLGNLDAQRDWGFAGDYVRAMWLMLQQDKPDDYVVATGESHSVQRLVELAFQHVGLDWREHVKFDPRFMRPAEVDHLIGNPAKARRVLGWKPEVSFEQLVGMMVEADVRRHTEHPGVLQG; encoded by the coding sequence ATGGCCAAGACCGCGCTCATCACTGGCATCACGGGACAGGACGGTTCGTACCTGGCGGAACTGCTCCTTTCGAAGGGCTACAAGGTGGCGGGCGGCATCCGCCGGCTCAGCGCGCCGAACCAGTGGCGCATCGCCCACCTCGCGGACCAGATCACGCTGCACCCGGCCGACCTCCTGGACCAGCTCTCGCTCATCAAGGTGATCGAGGAGACCGAGCCCGACGAGGTCTACAACCTGGCGGCGATGTCCTTCGTGCCCGCCTCGTGGGAGCAGCCGATGCTCACCGGCGAGTTCAACTCGCAGGGCGTCACGCGCATGCTCGAGGCGATCCGTCAGGTGAACCCGAAGATCCGCTTCTACCAGGCCTCGTCGAGCGAGATGTTCGGCAAGGTCCGCGAGGTGCCCCAGACCGAGCTGACGCCGTTCTACCCGCGCAGCCCGTACGGCGTCTCCAAGGTGTTCGGGCACTACATCACCGTCAACTACCGCGAGAGCTACGACCTCTTCGCGTGCTCCGGGATCCTGTTCAACCACGAGTCGCCCCGTCGCGGCCTCGAGTTCGTGACCCGCAAGGTGACCGACGGCGTGGCGCGCATCAAGTGCGGCGTCAGCGACGCGCTGATGCTGGGCAACCTCGATGCGCAGCGGGACTGGGGCTTCGCCGGCGACTACGTCCGCGCGATGTGGCTGATGCTGCAGCAGGACAAGCCCGACGACTACGTCGTCGCCACGGGGGAGAGCCACTCGGTGCAGCGCCTCGTCGAGCTGGCGTTCCAGCACGTCGGGCTCGACTGGCGCGAGCACGTGAAGTTCGACCCGCGCTTCATGCGGCCCGCCGAGGTCGATCACCTGATCGGCAACCCGGCCAAGGCGCGGCGTGTCCTGGGCTGGAAGCCCGAGGTGTCCTTCGAGCAGCTCGTGGGCATGATGGTCGAGGCCGACGTCCGCCGGCACACCGAGCACCCTGGCGTGCTGCAGGGCTAG
- a CDS encoding nucleotide sugar dehydrogenase — translation MSLFDRIADRTARIGVVGLGYVGLPLAVEFARAGFHVVGFDVDASKCETLNRGTSYIPDVPTEHVAEAVAAGRFHATTEAAVLADVDVIDICVPTPLRKTKDPDLSYVVQAVEATAKVLRAGQLVILESTTYPGTTDEVVQPALEAGGLVAGTDFHLAFSPERVDPGNAQYSTRNIPKVVGGVNEASTKAAASLYGSIIDTIVPVSSTRVAEMVKLLENTFRAVNIGLVNELALMCARMGIDVWEVIDAAKTKPFGFMPFYPGPGLGGHCIPIDPFYLSWKAKQSGFEARFIELAGQVNGAMPEYVVSRVSDALNSQRKAVNGSAVHVLGVAYKRDIDDMRESPALDVIELLKRRGARVSYTDPYVPVLRHGPVDLASMPLDDAVASGCDCAVIVTDHTTFDYSDIAARFPLVVDTRNALKGRRVPTVFPL, via the coding sequence GTGAGCCTCTTCGACCGCATCGCAGACAGAACCGCCCGGATCGGGGTCGTCGGACTCGGGTACGTCGGGTTGCCCCTGGCCGTCGAGTTCGCGCGCGCCGGCTTCCACGTGGTCGGGTTCGACGTGGACGCCTCGAAGTGCGAGACGCTCAACCGCGGCACGAGCTACATCCCCGACGTGCCGACCGAGCACGTCGCGGAGGCGGTGGCCGCCGGCCGCTTCCACGCGACGACCGAGGCGGCGGTGCTGGCCGACGTCGACGTCATCGACATCTGCGTGCCGACGCCCCTGCGCAAGACGAAGGACCCGGATCTGTCCTACGTCGTGCAGGCGGTGGAGGCCACGGCGAAGGTGTTGCGCGCGGGGCAGCTCGTGATCCTCGAGTCCACCACGTATCCGGGCACGACCGACGAAGTGGTGCAGCCGGCCCTGGAAGCGGGAGGCCTCGTCGCCGGGACCGACTTCCATCTCGCCTTCTCGCCCGAGCGCGTCGATCCGGGCAACGCGCAGTACTCGACCAGGAACATCCCGAAGGTCGTCGGCGGCGTGAACGAGGCGAGCACGAAGGCGGCCGCCTCCCTCTACGGCAGCATCATCGACACGATCGTGCCCGTCAGCTCCACGCGCGTGGCCGAGATGGTCAAGCTCCTCGAGAACACCTTCCGCGCCGTCAACATCGGCCTCGTGAACGAGCTGGCGCTGATGTGCGCCCGGATGGGCATCGACGTCTGGGAAGTCATCGACGCCGCGAAGACGAAGCCGTTCGGTTTCATGCCGTTCTATCCCGGCCCCGGCCTCGGCGGGCACTGCATCCCCATCGACCCGTTCTACCTCTCGTGGAAGGCGAAGCAGAGCGGGTTCGAGGCCCGGTTCATCGAGCTGGCCGGACAGGTGAACGGCGCCATGCCGGAGTACGTGGTGTCGCGCGTCTCCGACGCCCTGAACTCGCAGAGGAAGGCCGTCAACGGCTCCGCCGTCCACGTGCTGGGGGTGGCGTACAAGCGCGACATCGACGACATGCGCGAGTCCCCGGCGCTCGACGTGATCGAGCTCCTGAAGCGGCGCGGCGCGCGCGTATCCTACACGGATCCGTACGTGCCCGTCCTTCGCCATGGTCCCGTCGACCTGGCGTCCATGCCGCTGGACGACGCCGTCGCCTCCGGCTGCGACTGCGCCGTGATCGTGACCGACCACACCACGTTCGACTACTCGGATATCGCCGCGCGCTTCCCGCTCGTGGTGGACACCAGGAACGCCCTCAAGGGACGGCGTGTTCCCACCGTCTTCCCACTCTAG
- a CDS encoding NAD(P)-dependent oxidoreductase, whose amino-acid sequence MPLLPDTRVLLTGAGGQLAGAIADRLGGACALTALPRAALDVTSLQSVRAAIDEVRPEVVINCASYNDVDGAERDARTALEVNGLALAMLADAAQRTGARLLHFSTDFVFDPDTDPGPLDEAAPVRPRSVYAQSKLLGEILARRTPRHHVVRVESLFGGARPTSSLDRIAAALLAGGQVRAFADRTVSPSYVVDLAEATAALLARDVPPGLYHCVNSGSATWLEVIRTLAAGLGADPDAQVEPVPFDASAFPARRPKYAALSNAALAAHGVTMPTWQDAIRRYARSLTAKRA is encoded by the coding sequence ATGCCTCTCCTCCCCGACACGCGCGTGCTGCTCACCGGTGCGGGCGGGCAGCTCGCTGGCGCCATCGCCGACCGCCTGGGCGGCGCGTGCGCGCTCACGGCCCTGCCTCGCGCGGCCCTCGACGTCACGTCCCTGCAGTCCGTGCGGGCGGCCATCGACGAGGTGCGGCCCGAGGTCGTCATCAATTGCGCGTCCTACAACGACGTGGACGGGGCCGAACGGGATGCCCGGACGGCTCTCGAGGTCAACGGCCTCGCCCTGGCGATGCTGGCCGACGCCGCCCAGCGGACCGGCGCCCGGCTGCTGCACTTCAGCACGGATTTCGTGTTCGATCCCGACACCGATCCAGGGCCGCTCGACGAGGCGGCGCCCGTGCGCCCGCGCAGCGTGTACGCCCAGTCGAAGCTGCTCGGCGAGATCCTGGCGCGTCGAACGCCCCGGCACCACGTCGTGCGCGTCGAGAGCCTGTTCGGCGGCGCCCGGCCCACGAGCAGCCTGGATCGCATCGCCGCGGCCCTGCTCGCCGGCGGGCAGGTGCGCGCCTTCGCCGATCGCACCGTCAGCCCGTCCTACGTGGTGGACCTGGCGGAGGCCACGGCCGCGCTCCTCGCCCGCGACGTGCCGCCGGGCCTGTATCACTGCGTCAACAGCGGCTCGGCGACCTGGCTCGAGGTGATCCGGACGCTCGCCGCCGGCCTCGGCGCGGACCCCGACGCGCAGGTCGAGCCCGTGCCCTTCGACGCCTCGGCGTTCCCCGCCCGCCGGCCGAAGTACGCGGCGCTCTCGAACGCCGCCCTCGCCGCCCACGGCGTCACCATGCCGACGTGGCAGGACGCGATCCGTCGCTACGCCCGGAGCCTGACGGCGAAACGGGCGTAA
- the rffA gene encoding dTDP-4-amino-4,6-dideoxygalactose transaminase — protein MTVPAPAPIPFNQPAVTGREMDYMREAIRSGHLSGDGAFSARCHDALQALTGGARVLLTTSCTHALEMAALLAGLGPGDEVICPAFTFVSSVNAFVLRGARPVFVDVRPDTLNLDERQVAAAVTPRTRAVMVVHYAGVGCEMDALATIATAHGLHLIEDNAHGLFGHYRGRRLGSYGQTAALSFHETKNLTCGEGGALVVNDATLVGRAEILREKGTNRSRFFRGQVDKYTWVDVGSSYLPSDLLAAYLWAQIEQREAIQARRQAIWTRYDDALADWAAAEGVRRPHVPAHCDHPAHMYYLLLPSLEARTRFLAALRAESILATFHYQPLHLSDMGRRFGGRDGQCPVTEDISDRLVRLPFYYGLSDADQARVIDVVTGFGA, from the coding sequence ATGACCGTGCCCGCGCCAGCCCCCATCCCCTTCAATCAACCCGCCGTCACCGGCCGCGAAATGGACTACATGCGGGAGGCGATCCGGTCCGGACACCTCTCGGGCGACGGCGCGTTCAGCGCGCGGTGTCACGACGCCCTGCAGGCCCTCACCGGCGGCGCCCGGGTGCTGCTGACCACGTCGTGCACGCACGCGCTGGAGATGGCGGCGCTCCTGGCCGGCCTCGGACCTGGCGACGAGGTGATCTGCCCGGCCTTCACCTTCGTGTCGTCGGTGAACGCGTTCGTCCTGCGCGGCGCCCGGCCGGTGTTCGTGGACGTGCGGCCGGACACCCTGAACCTCGACGAGCGCCAGGTAGCCGCGGCCGTCACGCCCAGGACGCGGGCGGTGATGGTCGTGCACTACGCCGGCGTGGGCTGCGAGATGGACGCCCTCGCGACGATCGCGACGGCGCACGGACTCCACCTGATCGAGGACAACGCCCACGGCCTCTTCGGGCACTACAGGGGGCGCCGGCTGGGCAGCTACGGCCAGACCGCCGCCCTCAGCTTCCACGAGACCAAGAACCTGACGTGCGGCGAGGGTGGGGCGCTGGTCGTCAACGACGCGACGCTCGTCGGCCGCGCCGAGATCCTGCGGGAGAAGGGCACCAACCGGAGCCGCTTCTTCCGCGGGCAGGTGGACAAGTACACCTGGGTGGACGTCGGCTCGAGCTACCTGCCCTCGGACCTCCTCGCGGCCTACCTGTGGGCGCAGATCGAGCAGCGCGAGGCCATCCAGGCCCGCCGCCAGGCGATCTGGACCCGCTACGACGACGCGCTCGCCGACTGGGCCGCCGCCGAGGGTGTGCGCCGGCCGCACGTGCCCGCCCACTGCGACCATCCCGCGCACATGTACTACCTGCTCCTGCCCTCACTCGAGGCGCGCACCCGCTTCCTGGCCGCGCTGCGCGCCGAGTCGATTCTGGCCACGTTCCACTATCAGCCGCTGCACCTGTCCGACATGGGCCGGCGCTTCGGCGGTCGCGACGGCCAGTGCCCGGTGACCGAGGACATCTCGGACCGCCTCGTCCGCCTGCCGTTCTACTACGGCCTCAGCGACGCCGACCAGGCGCGCGTCATCGACGTGGTGACGGGGTTCGGGGCATGA